In Gossypium raimondii isolate GPD5lz chromosome 12, ASM2569854v1, whole genome shotgun sequence, a single window of DNA contains:
- the LOC105763713 gene encoding uncharacterized protein LOC105763713 isoform X1, with amino-acid sequence MVLAYSISQTLIYNCNRQLKALDFVKIKLSSDSDQTKPNGVSGFQAKRQCLRCKTLYSDADNSPTSCSFHGHATESLQKFAGEKGLFALAPPHQGIDGDWTDGSGVIVYKWNNENNRPNTGRANWKKRWSCCQEFDENAPPCIRGWHVSYDDGFTLY; translated from the exons ATGGTTTTGGCATACAGCATCTCTCAAACCCTCATCTACAACTGCAACCGTCAGTTAAAGGCTCTCGACtttgttaaaataaagttaTCTTCGGATTCAGATCAAACAAAACCGAACGGAGTATCTGGATTCCAAGCAAAAAGGCAATGCTTAAGGTGCAAAACCCTCTACTCTGATGCAGATAATTCCCCTACTTCATGCTCCTTCCACGGCCATGCCACTG AGTCATTGCAAAAATTTGCAGGAGAGAAAGGATTATTTGCATTGGCACCTCCACACCAGGGGATTGATGGAGACTGGACGGATGGCTCTGGAGTCATCGTCTACAAATGGAATAACGAAAATAATAGACCAAATACTGGACGCGCCAATTGGAAGAAAAGATGGAGTTGCTGCCaagaatttgatgaaaatgcacCACCGTGTATTCGTGGATGGCATGTCTCATACGATGACGGCTTCACTTTATATTAG
- the LOC105763713 gene encoding uncharacterized protein LOC105763713 isoform X2 yields the protein MVLAYSISQTLIYNCNRQLKALDFVKIKLSSDSDQTKPNGVSGFQAKRQCLRCKTLYSDADNSPTSCSFHGHATGEKGLFALAPPHQGIDGDWTDGSGVIVYKWNNENNRPNTGRANWKKRWSCCQEFDENAPPCIRGWHVSYDDGFTLY from the exons ATGGTTTTGGCATACAGCATCTCTCAAACCCTCATCTACAACTGCAACCGTCAGTTAAAGGCTCTCGACtttgttaaaataaagttaTCTTCGGATTCAGATCAAACAAAACCGAACGGAGTATCTGGATTCCAAGCAAAAAGGCAATGCTTAAGGTGCAAAACCCTCTACTCTGATGCAGATAATTCCCCTACTTCATGCTCCTTCCACGGCCATGCCACTG GAGAGAAAGGATTATTTGCATTGGCACCTCCACACCAGGGGATTGATGGAGACTGGACGGATGGCTCTGGAGTCATCGTCTACAAATGGAATAACGAAAATAATAGACCAAATACTGGACGCGCCAATTGGAAGAAAAGATGGAGTTGCTGCCaagaatttgatgaaaatgcacCACCGTGTATTCGTGGATGGCATGTCTCATACGATGACGGCTTCACTTTATATTAG
- the LOC105763714 gene encoding ATP synthase subunit O, mitochondrial, with protein MAMAARIRSTLPLFHRLLRSDSLPSHTPRAALHRTLLCPELSRKYSTSPKKDENVKVPLALFGGSGNYASALYLAAVKGNALDKVESELLDLVQASKNSQLFSQFTKDLSVPAETRVKAINEICGQAKFSDLTKNFLVILAENGRLRHIESIAKRFVELTMAHKGEVKASVTSVIPLPPQEEKELKETLQEIIGQGKQVKLEQKIDPSILGGLVVEFEQKVFDMSIKTRARQMERFLREPINFGSL; from the exons ATGGCGATGGCAGCGCGCATCAGATCCACTCTCCCTCTCTTTCACAGGCTTTTGAGATCCGATTCCCTGCCTTCTCACACTCCCAGAGCTGCTCTTCACCGAACTCTACTTTGCCCCGAG CTGTCGAGGAAATATTCCACTTCTCCGAAGAAGGACGAGAATGTTAAG GTGCCTTTGGCTTTGTTTGGTGGATCTGGAAACTATGCATCTGCACTGTACCTTGCAGCCGTAAAAGGAAATGCTCTGGACAAGGTTGAGTCTGAACTTCTTGACCTTGTTCAGGCATCAAAAAACAGTCAATTGTTTTCTCAATTCACTAAGGACTTGTCAGTACCTGCAGAGACACGGGTCAAAGCCATTAATGAGATATGTGGCCAAGCTAAATTTTCAGATCTTACAAAGAACTTTTTGG TTATACTAGCTGAGAATGGAAGGCTAAGACATATAGAAAGCATTGCGAAGAGATTTGTGGAGTTGACCATGGCTCATAAGGGAGAAGTGAAAGCTTCTGTCACAAGTGTTATT CCCCTTCCTCCTCAGGAGGAGAAGGAACTAAAGGAGACCTTGCAGGAAATAATTGGACAGGGGAAGCAGGTTAAGCTGGAACAGAAG ATCGATCCTAGTATTCTTGGTGGGCTTGTCGTAGAGTTTGAGCAAAAGGTATTTGACATGTCCATTAAGACTAGGGCACGACAGATGGAGAGGTTCTTGCGTGAGCCTATCAACTTTGGTTCCCTCTGA